The sequence acaataacatcCCCCCCAGACCCTACGCTGCCCCATCTGCACCACCAGGTGTCTAACCGCAatgagaccctacaataacaacccccCCCTTCTGAGGGATCCTACGCTGCCCAGtctgccctgcccagcctcttACCGCagtgagaccctacaataacaacccccCGAGGGACCCTACGCTGCCCAGTCTGCCCGGCCCGGCCTCTTACCGCagtgagaccctacaataacaacccccCGAGGGACCCTACGCTGCCCAGTCTGCCCTGCCCGGCCTCTTACCGCagtgagaccctacaataacaacccccCGAGGGACCCTACGCTGCCCAGTCTGCCCTGCCCGGCCTCTTACCGCagtgagaccctacaataacaacccccCGAGGGACCCTACGCTGCCCAGTCTGCCCTGCCCGGCCTCTTACCGCagtgagaccctacaataacaacccccCGAGGGACCCTACGCTGCCCAGtctgccctgcccagcctcttACCGCagtgagaccctacaataacaacccccCGAGGGACCCTACGTTGCCCAGtctgccctgcccagcctcttACCGCagtgagaccctacaataacacccTCCCCTGCTAACACCCCCCACCCGGTGGCGAGCCTACCAGcacaaacccctcctccccagccacgACCCTCCGCTCACCCCAGCCCGAGTGCCAGGTGTCTGCCCCGGGAGCAAACTccagcgggcggggcgggggcggggccatcCGGGGCGCCCCCCCGGTATATAACTCCCaggccccgccgccccccccccagtgggcGCGATGTGCACAGGGAAGTGCTCCCGGGTGGTGGGTGTGGGGCTCTGGCCCCTGGCCCTGACCTGCATCGTCTGcaacctgctgctctgcttccccgACTGGGACACCCAGTACGTGAAGGGCGGGGGCCGGCTGCTCACCCCCGAGGTGCTGTACCTGGGGGGCCTCGTCGGGGGCGGCGCCATGGTGAgcccggggctggggtgggggctggacggggggcaggggggctggggcctgccccactgactctctctctccccagatcCTGATCCCAGCGATCCACATCCAGGCGACCGGCCGGCAGGGCTGCTGCGGGAACCGCTGCGGGGTGAGCGACCCCCTgtagccccccactgccccccagtcTCTCCCCACCGCTGGGAGCTGAGGCTCTTTCCCCGTCCCCAACAGGGTCTTTGCTCCCACCCTCCTCCGATGGGCGTCCCCTCGCCCGGGGCCCTAGCGGGGTCCCCCCTCCGCACCTGCTCCCCAGCACTAAcggggtccccctcccccagatgtTCCTGTCCATCCTCTTCGCCCTGGTGGGGGTGGCCGGTTCTATCTACGCCGTGAGCGTCTCCGCCCTGGGGCTGGTGAACGGGCCGCTGTGCCAGGTGCGGGAGTCCAACGGCAGCCTCGGCACATGGGGACAGCCCTTCCTCAGCACCGACGAGGAGCTCAGGTGGGACGGCAGCGGGCGGCGGGTTGGGGGCACCCGGCAGAGCCAGggggcggcagggcagggggacccggcagagctgggggggggcaggcctgGCAGAGCTGCGGGCCTGTGGGtcagggggcactggcagagccggggggcagcgggggctcGGGGTCAAGGGGCTCTGGGAGAGCCGGGGGGCAGCAGCTCGGGGTCCAGGGGCTCCGGCAGAGCCGGGGGGCAGCGGCTCGGGGTCGAGGGGCCCCAGGCCGGGGGCACCTGGCCAGCCCCTCTCTGTCCGTGCAGCAAGCAGAGCTACCTGTTCAACACCTCGATGTGGGACACGTGTGTGAACCCGCCCGGCGTGGTCCAGTTCAACGTGATCCTCTTCTCCCTGGTGCTGGCGGCggcgctgctggagctgctgctctgcGGGGTGCAGGTGCTGAACGGCCTCTTCGGCTGCCTCTGCGGGACGTGCAACAAGAAACAGGCCAGGGACCCAAAGGTGAGACCCCCACAGCCGAGCCggccccatgccccacccccaccccagagccagccgcacctccgcACCGGGGATCCCTTACGAAcggcctgcgccccaccccagagccagctgcacctcCGCACCGGGGATCCCTGTACGAAcggcccccgcgccccaccccagagccagccgcacctccgcACCGGGGATCCCTTACGAAcggcctgcgccccaccccagaaccagcCGCATCTCCGCACCGGGGATCCCTGTACGAACAGActccgcgccccaccccagagccagccgcacctctGCACCGGGGATCCCTGTACGAAcggcccccgcgccccaccccagagccagctgcaactcCGCACCGGGGATCCCTGTACGaacagcctgcaccccaccccagagccagccgcacctccgcACCGGGGATCCCTGTACGAAcggcccccgcgccccaccccagagccagccgcacctccgcACCGGGGATCCCTTACGAAcggcctgcgccccaccccagaaccagcCGCATCTCCGCACCGGGGATCCCTGTACGAACAGActccgcgccccaccccagagccagccgtaTCTCTGCACTGGGGATCCCTGTATGAACAGActccgcgccccaccccagagcaagCTGCATCTCCAtgccaggggagggagagggcgggGAAGGGGCTCCATAGGGACTCCCTGGGGAGATTTCACCCCCTTTGTTCCCTGTTTCCAGCAAACCCAGTACTGAGTCGAAGAGCTGCCAGTGCGACCTGAGGAGCCACGGCACGACCGCCCACCCACTCTGGAACCCTCCCTGCCCGTCACGCCcaggaacccaggcatccgggaccAGCCCTGCCTGGGATCACGGGGACGCAGAGCTCACAGACAGTGTCGCCCCTGCAGTCTGTGCCGCCCGTGCAACACACCAAGCACCCCCTTACCCCGTGTCACCAGCCACCCCAAATAAACCCGAGGGGCCGTGGGGAGCCGGCGCCCCTGGGGGCGGAGCGGGGAACTGCGGTCTCTGCTCTGGACAAACCTCCACCTGTCTCCTTGTCTGGGATTGTCACAGGGAATCGGGAGCCggccccatgccccacccccaccccagagccagccgcacctctGCACCGGGG is a genomic window of Mauremys reevesii isolate NIE-2019 linkage group 14, ASM1616193v1, whole genome shotgun sequence containing:
- the LOC120381626 gene encoding transmembrane 4 L6 family member 5-like: MCTGKCSRVVGVGLWPLALTCIVCNLLLCFPDWDTQYVKGGGRLLTPEVLYLGGLVGGGAMILIPAIHIQATGRQGCCGNRCGMFLSILFALVGVAGSIYAVSVSALGLVNGPLCQVRESNGSLGTWGQPFLSTDEELSKQSYLFNTSMWDTCVNPPGVVQFNVILFSLVLAAALLELLLCGVQVLNGLFGCLCGTCNKKQARDPKQTQY